A part of Argonema galeatum A003/A1 genomic DNA contains:
- a CDS encoding M16 family metallopeptidase, whose translation MVVTILLLMVLRLPAVAQGARHYTELTFPPLPEIKLPAYTRYKLDNGIIVYLMEDRELPLIGGTALFRTGDRWEPAEKVGLAGLVGEVMRNGGTKKHSADELNTLLEQRAASVETSIGTSSGSASFSSLTEDLEQVFALFAEVIQEPVFAQDKIDLGKTQAKGDIARRNDNPGGIASREFQKLIYGESSPYSRTIEYANLDNISRQDLVNFYQQYFYPNNMMLGIVGDFDSKKMRELIQEKFGNWKPNPQLKIPPLPAVSQANQGGIFFVDRPQLTQSYIQMGHLGGLLNSPDYAALDVLNGVLNGFGGRLFNEVRSRQGLAYSVYGAWSPRYDYPGVFLAGGQTRSEATVPFIQAIFAEIKRIQAEAVTPEELALAKESTLNSFVFNFQDPSQTLSRLMRYEYYGYPDDFLFRYRRQVEATTAADVQRVGRTYLKPEKITTLVVGNSAAIQPPLTALAAEVTPIDITIPAPRTTATSQP comes from the coding sequence ATGGTGGTGACAATACTGCTTCTGATGGTATTGCGCTTGCCAGCCGTGGCCCAAGGAGCCAGACATTATACCGAGTTGACCTTTCCACCGCTGCCAGAAATCAAGCTGCCCGCTTACACTCGCTATAAACTGGACAACGGCATAATAGTGTATTTGATGGAAGACCGGGAACTTCCCCTGATCGGCGGTACAGCGCTGTTTCGCACAGGCGATCGCTGGGAACCAGCAGAAAAAGTTGGTTTGGCTGGGTTAGTAGGGGAAGTGATGCGGAATGGAGGCACAAAGAAGCACTCAGCCGATGAATTGAATACTCTGCTGGAACAACGGGCCGCTTCAGTAGAAACCAGTATAGGGACTTCTTCGGGTAGCGCTAGTTTTAGCAGCCTCACCGAAGATTTAGAGCAAGTGTTTGCGCTATTTGCCGAGGTAATTCAGGAACCAGTATTTGCCCAGGACAAAATTGATTTAGGCAAAACGCAAGCGAAGGGCGATATAGCCCGCCGCAACGACAATCCCGGTGGCATTGCCAGCCGAGAATTCCAGAAACTAATCTACGGGGAAAGTAGCCCATACTCCCGCACGATTGAGTACGCTAATCTGGACAATATTTCCAGGCAAGATTTGGTGAATTTTTACCAGCAATATTTCTATCCCAACAATATGATGCTGGGCATTGTGGGAGATTTTGACAGTAAAAAAATGCGGGAACTGATCCAGGAAAAGTTTGGCAACTGGAAACCAAATCCGCAACTGAAAATACCGCCTTTGCCAGCCGTTTCTCAGGCGAACCAGGGAGGGATCTTTTTTGTCGATCGACCTCAGCTGACTCAGAGTTATATTCAGATGGGGCACTTGGGCGGTCTGTTGAACAGTCCCGACTATGCGGCGCTGGATGTTTTGAATGGGGTGCTGAATGGTTTTGGCGGGCGGCTTTTTAATGAAGTGCGATCGCGCCAAGGTCTAGCTTACAGCGTCTACGGCGCTTGGAGTCCCCGCTATGACTACCCCGGCGTCTTCCTTGCTGGAGGACAAACTCGTTCCGAAGCTACAGTGCCATTTATTCAAGCCATCTTCGCCGAAATTAAGCGCATTCAAGCTGAAGCAGTGACGCCAGAAGAATTAGCTTTAGCTAAAGAATCAACCCTGAATTCTTTTGTATTCAACTTTCAAGACCCCAGCCAAACTTTATCGCGCTTAATGCGATACGAGTACTACGGCTACCCGGATGATTTTTTGTTCCGTTATCGACGCCAGGTAGAAGCAACCACTGCAGCTGACGTGCAGCGCGTTGGCCGTACTTACCTCAAGCCAGAGAAAATCACCACCTTGGTTGTAGGTAATTCTGCTGCTATTCAGCCTCCCTTGACTGCACTGGCGGCAGAAGTGACACCGATCGATATCACAATTCCAGCGCCGAGAACTACCGCCACTTCCCAGCCATAA